The genomic window TGCTTATGAAACAGACAAGGGGCCAGGTATCGGATAATACCGCCTGGCAGTTCAGAATCCTCACCTTCCAGGCGGTTGACGATTAATCGATTACTGGTTTTATCCCCGACAGAAAACCAACAATCCCTGGGATGAGACCGGCGAAGCCAGACAACCGGCGAAACAGTTGAGACCGGCGAAGCGGGTGAGACCGGCAAAGCCAGATAACCGGCGAAGCGGGTGAGACCGGCAAAGCCAGATAACCGGCGAAGCGGATGAGACCGGCGAAGCGGATGAGACCGGCGAAGCGGGTGAGACCGGCGAAGCCAGTTGAACCATTTAAGGCATAAAAAAACCGGGTATCATCGATACCCGGCACCATTCCCCTCAACCTTTCACTGTTACGAAATCCTGATCTGCCTTGGCGGCTTCTCCTTAGCCTCTTCCCTTTTGGGAATAGTTATGTTCAGTACGCCGTCCTTGTGGTTTGCAGTGATCTTGTCTGCATCCACTGTGTTAGGCAGACTGAATGAACGGCTGAAGGAGCTGTACGAAAACTCGCGCCTCATAATCTTTTCATCTTTCTGCTCGTCTTCCTGGCGCTTTTCCGATGAGATAAACAGCACGTTGTTCTTCACATCGATCTTGAAATCATTCTTGTCAAGTCCGGGTGCTGCCACCTCGATCCTGAAATCATCCTTGCCTTCGATTATGTTTACCGCAGGAACACAAATCCCTGTCTGGTAATCATCAAAGAAATTCGAAAGCATGTCCTTACCGAAAAAATCATCTACGATGCTCGGCATTGAACCTCTTCTGTTAAATACTGGTAACATGGCCTGGTCCTCCATTATTTTTAAGTTAAACATCAATTTGTTTTTTAAATTTTCAACCTGTTTTCACACGCTACATAGTCAACTTGCATGCCATTCGGTTTCAAGCCTCTTTTCCTGCCATTATGTCGCTTTAGCAGAGCTTTACACTGCCATATCTGCAGACCACCGGCATCACAGCAATCGGAAAGGGCAACCCGACACGACAGTTAACTATCTTATTACTAGGTTCTATAAAGATGCAATTACTGACCGCACAGACAGGGGGGCGGGATCAGCAAAAAAGTGCAACGTGAACGGGGCGGGATCAGGCAAAAAAACAGGTGGACAAACCTGGATCGGGCAAAAAACAATTGAACGGGCCATGATCAGCAAAAAAGCCAGATGAACGGGCGGGGATCAGTAAAAAGTGCCACGTGAACGGGCCGGGTAGATTGAATTTCCAGGGATTTAATTAGTTCCGCCTTCCAAGGTGTGGTTTCAGGAGTTCGATAAGCTCATTAACACCTTCATCTGCTGAATTGAAAATTATGTCGCTCTGCCTGTACCATCCCTCCCTTCCGGCAAGAAGCCGGCGGATATGGTCCCGGAGCTCTGCTCCTTTCATGCCGGCAATAAGGGGTCGCTTCTGCTTTCCGTCTGAGAGGCGTTTTGCCAGCAATGCGGGCGGCACACTAAGGTAAACCGTGATGCCGGACCGCTTCATCTTGCTCATGTTATCATGAAAACAGGGAGTTCCTCCACCGCATGCGATAACCATATCGCTCTTATCAACAATTGTCTCAAGCATATCAGCCTCAGCCCTTCTGAAATAATCCTCGCCTCTGCGGGCAAAGATCTCTGTCACCGGCATACCCTCCTTCTCCTCCACCAGCTTGTCAAGGTCAGCAAACGTATAACCAAGCTTCCCGGCCAGTATACGGCCGGTGGTGGATTTTCCGCTACCCATGAAACCAACCAGAAAGATCAGCACAGGACATTAGTTTTAACAATACCACTATAATTCAAGCCTCATCTGTTTGTTGTCAGGCTCATCCAGCTCGAGCACATCGTCATCAGCAGCGCCCTCATTTTCAGGAGCAGGTTTGACAAGCGGTTCAAGCTCATTGATGAGCGAAACCTCAAATTTGGAAAGCCTCTTGCCCCTGGCCCTGTAACTCTTCACACCGATGAAGTCGGCAACTTCTATTATCTCAGTGCTCCTGTCCTTGTTCTTGCCTCCGAACTTCAGCTCCAGCCTGGGATACTCGACCTCGGTCAGCCTTATAAGCTTCGAATCCTCATGGTCGCCTATGAAACTGGTAAGCTTGTCGACAGACTCAAAAGTAAACCTTTTCAGGTAATGGTATCCCTTCTCCCCGT from Marinilabiliales bacterium includes these protein-coding regions:
- a CDS encoding Hsp20/alpha crystallin family protein, with amino-acid sequence MLPVFNRRGSMPSIVDDFFGKDMLSNFFDDYQTGICVPAVNIIEGKDDFRIEVAAPGLDKNDFKIDVKNNVLFISSEKRQEDEQKDEKIMRREFSYSSFSRSFSLPNTVDADKITANHKDGVLNITIPKREEAKEKPPRQIRIS
- a CDS encoding shikimate kinase (catalyzes the formation of shikimate 3-phosphate from shikimate in aromatic amino acid biosynthesis) — translated: MGSGKSTTGRILAGKLGYTFADLDKLVEEKEGMPVTEIFARRGEDYFRRAEADMLETIVDKSDMVIACGGGTPCFHDNMSKMKRSGITVYLSVPPALLAKRLSDGKQKRPLIAGMKGAELRDHIRRLLAGREGWYRQSDIIFNSADEGVNELIELLKPHLGRRN